The following are encoded together in the Thunnus albacares chromosome 7, fThuAlb1.1, whole genome shotgun sequence genome:
- the malt3 gene encoding mucosa-associated lymphoid tissue lymphoma translocation protein 1 — MTGSRPKPCRIMIRDIVIVRHPVNVCVPVKHKVTLSVRAEGSGILHYQWFTEKDEVRGGTNADLTIKAQNTQLFVCRVNDNFCNCVFSDWVKVKVLDIDKSGLPLQWEGEPHIAVNPKPQIVQQAAKLTLRCAAFGKPAPHYQWYRNGQPLLDKTSDTLQIDCATAEHGGSYLCSVSNVLQETWTEPVDVDIVQNDQLPRAALTATDKVALLIGNLNYFNHPGLMAPVMDVHELANLLQQLGFRVVSLLDLTMEEMLAAIDKFIQLLDRGVYGLFYYAGHGYERAGRNYLVAVDAPQPYRPENCVCVQRVMLGMQQRRTALSVILLDTCRKWYNQHCIPSTIMPLKPSGNTIYGYATCEDAEAFEVQDGGKSTGIFTKYLNKHILQSEKVTHVLEKVSEDLGRDPLVTGKQAVEIKHTLKEPRSLADPVWTTGHTRELHLRDVCWRQANELPQKKRLMFLCGVEVEVSFSALFSNILVAFATLKTKGPRTQDCTITLSSIPLLEDTFSGPGRSEEMDSLLFKSSDNPDCTLRLCALQKLKESLVIKVDLHYTHTENRLRLTESQQVDIGKPMVASCKLYKRNTATAYKQEGASAQTMGNISSSKPPLHQTLAGPCRPFTRKAECAAKVAVTRSNEPEENDENELQDFTFGH, encoded by the exons ATGACCGGATCCCGCCCCAAACCCTGCCGAATAATGATCAGAG ATATTGTCATAGTGCGCCATcctgttaatgtgtgtgtacctgtgaaaCACAAAGTGACTCTGAGTGTCCGTGCTGAGGGCTCAGGTATCCTGCACTACCAGTGGTTCACTGAGAAGGACGAG gTGCGTGGTGGCACTAATGCAGACCTGACCATCAAAGCTCAAAATACTCAGCTCTTTGTGTGCCGAGTGAATGACAATTTTTGTAACTGCGTGTTCAGTGACTGGGTGAAAGTGAAGGTGCTGGACATTGATAAATCAG GTTTGCCATTGCAATGGGAGGGTGAGCCCCACATCGCTGTCAACCCTAAACCCCAGATAGTCCAACAAGCTGCAAAACTTACACTCCGCTGTGCCGCCTTCGGCAAACCGGCCCCACACTATCAGTGGTACAGAAATGGGCAACCACTGCTGGACAAGACTAGTGACACGCTCCAG ATTGACTGTGCCACAGCTGAGCATGGAGGATCATACCTGTGCTCAGTGTCTAACGTGCTACAGGAGACCTGGACTGAACCAGTTGATGTTGACATTG TGCAAAATGATCAACTTCCTCGTGCAGCACTCACAG CCACGGATAAAGTTGCCCTACTTATTGGCAACTTGAATTACTTCAACCACCCCGGTTTGATGGCCCCCGTTATGGATGTACATGAGCTGGCCAACCTCCTGCAGCAGCTTGGCTTCAGAGTGGTTTCCCTGCTGGATCTCACCATGGAGGAGATGCTGGCTGCAATTGACAAGTTCATTCAGCTCCTCGACAGAGGAGTTTATG GCCTTTTCTACTATGCGGGCCATGGGTACGAGCGTGCTGGGAGGAATTACTTGGTAGCTGTTGATGCTCCACAACCATACCGACCTgaaaactgtgtctgtgtgcagagGGTCATGCTAGGCATGCAACAAAGACGGACTGCGCTGAGCGTAATCCTACTGGATACCTGTAGAAAATG GTACAACCAGCACTGCATACCGTCAACCATCATGCCATTGAAACCCAGTGGGAATACCATTTATGGTTATGCCAC ATGTGAAGATGCTGAGGCTTTTGAGGTCCAGGATGGGGGAAAGAGCACTGGAATCTTCACTAAGTACTTGAACAAGCACATCCTACAGTCTGAGAAAGTCACACATGTCTTAGAGAAGGTGTCTGAGG ATCTAGGCAGAGACCCTCTGGTCACAGGCAAGCAGGCGGTGGAGATCAAACACACCCTAAAGGAACCTCGATCCCTTGCAGATCCAGTTTGGACCACCGGCCACACAAGGGAACTACACCTGAGAGATGTCTGCTGGAGACAAGCAAATG AGCTGCCACAGAAGAAGCGGCTGATGTTTCTTTGCGGAGTAGAAGTGGAAGTCAGCTTCTCGGCTTTGTTCTCCAATATCTTGGTGGCTTTTGCCACTTTGAAGACTAAAGGCCCCCGAACCCAGGACTGCACCATCACTCTGAGCAGCATAcct CTATTGGAAGACACATTCTCCGGCCCTGGCAGGTCAGAGGAGATGGACTCTCTACTATTTAAGTCATCTGATAACCCAGACTGTACTCTGCGACTTTGTGCTCTTCAAAAGCTTAAG GAATCGCTGGTCATCAAGGTGGATTTACACTATACTCACACGGAAAATAGGCTGCGACTTACAGAAAGCCAACAGGTGGACATAGGAAAGCCGATGGTGGCATCCTGTAAATTGTACAAGAGAAATACAGCAACAGCCTACAAACAAGAAGGTGCTTCTGCTCAAACTATGGGCAACATTTCAAGCAGCAAACCACCGCTGCATCAGACTCTGGCTGGTCCATGTCGCCCTTTTACCAGAAAGGCAGAGTGTGCTGCTAAAGTTGCAGTTACAAGGAGCAACGAACCTGAGGAGAACGATGAGAATGAACTACAAGACTTCACTTTTGGACATTAA